A single genomic interval of Helianthus annuus cultivar XRQ/B chromosome 13, HanXRQr2.0-SUNRISE, whole genome shotgun sequence harbors:
- the LOC110899640 gene encoding hsp70-Hsp90 organizing protein 3 produces MADEAKAKGNAAFSAGNFTDAIKHFTDAINLAPSNHVLYSNRSAAYASLNQYSDALSDAKKTVDLKPDWAKGYSRLGAAYHGLKQYDDAVSAYKKGLEVDPNNETLKSGLADAESAQSASYRSREARESRAPMNNLFGDAFGPDMWAKLTADPATRLYMQQPDFVNKMKELQRNPSGLNLYLQDQRVMQALTVLLNVKIQANGSGPSGDDMEMPGSPPRPADEAVKEKEAVKEPEPEPEPMEVSGEEREVKERKAQAQKEKEAGNAAYKKKDFETAIACYTKAVELDDGDISFLTNRAAVYLEMGKYDECIKDCEKAVERGRELRSDYKMVARALTRKGTALVKMAKTSKDYEPAIETFQKALTEHRNPDTLKKLNEAERAKKELEQQEYYDPELAEKEREKGNECFKEQKYPDAIKHYTEALRRNPKDAKAYSNRAACYTKLGAMPEGLKDAEKCIEIDPKFSKGYTRKGAIQFFMKEHDKALETYQEGLKHDPQNPELLEGVRSCVQQINRASRGDLTPDELKERQAKAMQDPEIQNILTDPVMAQVLKDLQENPKAAQDHMKNPSVMNKIQKLISAGIVQMR; encoded by the exons ATGGCCGATGAAGCCAAAGCCAAAGGCAACGCCGCCTTCTCCGCCGGAAACTTCACAGACGCCATCAAACACTTCACTGACGCCATCAATTTAGCCCCAAGCAACCACGTGTTATACTCTAACCGCTCCGCCGCATACGCATCTCTAAATCAGTATTCCGACGCACTTTCCGATGCTAAAAAAACCGTCGATCTGAAGCCGGATTGGGCGAAAGGCTACTCACGGCTCGGCGCGGCTTACCACGGGTTAAAACAGTACGACGACGCCGTTTCGGCGTATAAGAAAGGTCTAGAAGTTGATCCGAATAATGAGACGTTGAAATCTGGACTGGCGGATGCTGAGTCAGCTCAGTCGGCGAGTTATAGGTCACGTGAGGCACGGGAGTCACGTGCGCCGATGAATAATTTGTTTGGTGATGCGTTTGGGCCGGATATGTGGGCGAAGCTTACGGCTGATCCGGCTACGAGACTGTATATGCAGCAGCCGGATTTTGTTAATAAGATGAAGGAGCTGCAACGGAACCCTAGCGGATTGAATTTGTATTTGCAGGATCAGAGAGTTATGCAGGCGTTGACTGTGCTGTTGAATGTGAAAATACAGGCGAATGGTTCGGGTCCTTCTGGAGATGATATGGAGATGCCGGGTTCGCCTCCGAGGCCTGCGGATGAAGCGGTGAAGGAGAAGGAGGCGGTGAAGGAACCGGAACCTGAACCGGAACCGATGGAGGTGTCTGGGGAGGAGAGGGAGGTTAAGGAGAGGAAAGCGCAGGCACAGAAGGAGAAGGAGGCGGGGAATGCTGCGTACAAGAAGAAGGATTTTGAAACTGCGATTGCGTGTTATACGAAGGCGGTTGAGTTGGATGATGGGGATATTTCGTTTCTTACGAATAGAGCTGCGGTGTATTTGGAGATGGGGAAG TATGATGAATGCATAAAGGACTGTGAAAAAGCTGTAGAGAGAGGAAGAGAGCTTCGTTCAGATTATAAGATGGTTGCAAGAGCTTTAACAAGAAAAGGAACTGCTTTGGTTAAAATGGCGAAAACGTCTAAAGACTATGAACCTGCAATTGAGACTTTCCAAAAAGCCCTTACAGAGCATCGCAACCCAGACACCTTGAAAAAGCTCAATGAGGCAGAGAGAGCAAAGAAGGAACTGGAACAACAAGAATATTATGACCCTGAACTTGCTGAAAAAGAACGTGAAAAAG GAAACGAATGCTTCAAAGAGCAAAAATACCCTGATGCTATTAAGCACTACACAGAAGCTTTGCGAAGAAATCCCAAAGATGCAAAG GCATACAGTAATAGAGCCGCGTGCTACACGAAACTTGGGGCAATGCCAGAAGGTTTGAAGGATGCAGAGAAATGCATAGAGATTGATCCAAAATTCTCGAAAGGGTACACTAGAAAAGGTGCAATCCAGTTCTTCATGAAAGAACATGATAAAGCTCTAGAGACGTACCAAGAGGGATTAAAACACGATCCTCAAAACCCCGAGTTGCTAGAGGGTGTAAGGAG CTGCGTTCAACAGATTAACCGAGCCAGCCGTGGGGATTTGACACCTGATGAGCTTAAAGAGAGACAG GCGAAGGCTATGCAAGATCCAGAAATTCAGAATATTCTTACGGATCCTGTTATGGCGCAA GTTTTGAAAGACCTTCAAGAGAACCCGAAGGCGGCACAGGATCACATGAAGAATCCTTCAGTAATGAACAAGATTCAGAAGCTGATCAGCGCTGGGATTGTGCAGATGAGATGA